In one window of Chryseobacterium phocaeense DNA:
- the glsA gene encoding glutaminase A, translating to MANSSFLLSAKGIFIAAFLSLNTVAYAQKTVDIAPISEKVLSGILEKNRTYYTQGKVADYIPELGKMDAKAIAFSVVAKDGKIYNTGDTRKKFTMQSISKIIALMIAVKEKGEAAVFDKMGYFGTDQPFNHFSNLETTGKPLNPMMNAGAIYTTSLISGEDEKPFLKILAMVRYITKNQALDYSKSVFESEKATGHRNRGMFYLMKNNGLISGNEEQLDNYFKQCSIEVTAEDLAKIGYFFANQCVRFDGDSTYKNAELARLIQSQMLIAGMYEFSGEYARTVGLPSKSGVGGGITVSVPGKMGIGVFSPALDQHGNSSAGYHMILDLVKQYNLSLF from the coding sequence ATGGCCAATTCCAGTTTCCTGTTATCTGCAAAAGGAATTTTCATTGCAGCTTTTCTTTCCCTCAATACAGTAGCGTATGCTCAGAAAACAGTTGACATTGCACCAATTTCAGAAAAGGTATTAAGCGGTATTCTGGAGAAAAACAGAACCTATTACACCCAGGGTAAGGTTGCAGATTATATTCCTGAGCTTGGGAAAATGGACGCAAAGGCTATCGCTTTTTCCGTGGTGGCTAAAGACGGTAAAATCTATAATACAGGCGATACCCGCAAGAAATTTACCATGCAGAGCATTTCCAAAATTATTGCACTCATGATTGCCGTGAAAGAAAAAGGAGAGGCCGCTGTTTTTGATAAAATGGGATATTTCGGGACAGACCAGCCTTTTAATCATTTTTCAAACCTGGAAACTACGGGAAAGCCGCTTAATCCCATGATGAATGCGGGAGCAATTTATACCACGTCTTTAATTTCCGGAGAAGACGAAAAGCCGTTTCTTAAAATCCTTGCTATGGTCCGCTATATCACCAAAAACCAGGCGTTGGATTACAGTAAGTCCGTCTTTGAATCTGAAAAGGCTACAGGGCACCGTAACCGCGGGATGTTTTATCTCATGAAAAATAACGGACTGATTTCCGGAAATGAAGAGCAGCTGGATAATTATTTCAAACAGTGCTCCATTGAGGTTACTGCAGAAGATCTGGCTAAAATAGGGTATTTCTTTGCCAATCAGTGTGTCCGTTTTGATGGGGATTCCACATATAAAAATGCAGAACTTGCCAGGCTGATACAATCCCAGATGCTTATTGCCGGAATGTACGAGTTCAGCGGTGAATATGCCAGAACGGTTGGTTTGCCGAGCAAATCCGGTGTCGGAGGCGGAATTACAGTTAGTGTCCCGGGCAAAATGGGAATAGGCGTCTTCAGTCCGGCTTTAGATCAGCATGGGAATTCCTCAGCGGGATATCATATGATTTTAGATCTGGTGAAGCAATATAACCTGAGTTTATTCTAA